The following coding sequences are from one Geothrix sp. window:
- a CDS encoding ABC transporter ATP-binding protein, giving the protein MAILEIKNVSKFFGGLAANSNVSFSVEEGMIMGLIGPNGAGKTTLFNCITGYYPPSKGEIIFDGRRMNGLDPDKVCMLGMVRTWQKVRPLAKLSVLDNVMVGALARTSSLKVARELAMEQIKVVRMEHRADFIAGGLPIGERKKLEVARALATQPKLLLLDEVMGGLNPAESEEIIQLILDIKKRGLTQMVIEHDMKAIMRISDRIVVLTSGEKLTEGSPQEVVSNPEVISAYLGEAHA; this is encoded by the coding sequence ATGGCCATCCTGGAGATCAAGAACGTCAGCAAGTTCTTCGGGGGTCTGGCGGCCAACTCGAACGTCTCCTTCTCCGTGGAGGAGGGGATGATCATGGGCCTCATCGGGCCCAACGGCGCCGGCAAGACGACCCTCTTCAACTGCATCACCGGCTACTACCCGCCCTCGAAGGGGGAAATCATCTTCGATGGCCGGCGCATGAACGGACTGGATCCGGACAAGGTCTGCATGCTGGGTATGGTGCGGACCTGGCAGAAGGTGCGGCCCCTGGCCAAGCTGTCCGTGCTGGACAACGTCATGGTGGGCGCCCTGGCGCGCACGTCGTCCCTGAAGGTCGCCCGGGAACTGGCCATGGAACAGATCAAGGTGGTCCGCATGGAGCACCGGGCGGATTTCATCGCCGGCGGTCTGCCCATCGGCGAACGGAAGAAGCTGGAAGTGGCCCGCGCCCTGGCCACCCAGCCCAAGCTGCTGCTGCTGGACGAGGTGATGGGCGGTCTGAACCCGGCCGAGAGCGAGGAGATCATCCAGCTCATCCTCGACATCAAGAAGCGCGGTCTCACCCAGATGGTCATCGAGCACGACATGAAGGCCATCATGCGCATCTCCGACCGGATCGTCGTCCTGACCTCCGGCGAGAAGCTCACGGAGGGATCCCCCCAGGAGGTCGTCAGCAACCCCGAAGTGATCAGCGCCTACCTGGGTGAAGCCCATGCTTAA
- a CDS encoding CBS domain-containing protein, whose protein sequence is MTSVEKWMTKNPITIDQDASIIEAIHLMKEKGIRRLPVMAKGRFTGLITERMIKDYTPGKATSLDTWEVHYLLSKTPVKDVMNPSPRTITPEEDLATAAQAILDHKLYGLCVVDGKGELVGIMSVGDMLRAVVEFAKSGR, encoded by the coding sequence ATGACTTCCGTCGAAAAGTGGATGACCAAGAACCCCATCACCATCGATCAGGACGCCTCGATCATCGAAGCCATCCACCTCATGAAGGAGAAGGGCATCCGCCGCCTTCCCGTCATGGCCAAGGGCCGGTTCACCGGACTGATCACGGAGCGGATGATCAAGGACTACACACCCGGGAAGGCCACCTCCCTGGATACCTGGGAAGTCCACTACCTGCTCTCGAAGACCCCGGTCAAGGACGTGATGAACCCCTCGCCTCGGACCATCACGCCTGAAGAGGACCTCGCCACCGCGGCCCAGGCCATCCTGGACCACAAGCTCTACGGCCTCTGCGTGGTGGATGGCAAGGGCGAGCTCGTGGGCATCATGTCCGTCGGCGACATGCTCCGCGCCGTCGTGGAGTTCGCGAAATCAGGCAGGTAA
- a CDS encoding S9 family peptidase encodes MSFRASLACLILVPCLLGQGTERLTLEAIAHPTLKKTFVGTPATRLEWLPDGGLMQTRREGDQVTLLRLDPATWESKPLIEAAPLQAALVAAGATDADARTALGRGNLTWNDGRNAFLISVAETLFHVDVKASTARRLAGGKPDEPTFSPDGTQVAYLRGNDLYRVDVATARETRLTSGGSETVFNGRLDWVYQEEVYGRGSFRAFWWSPDSRRLAYLSLDETKVPVFTLVDDRTQPQQFVKARYPKAGDPNPTARLGVVDLDGHTAWLEDAYAERETLIVQVGWDPTGRLLAAHQDRVQSWLDLRRYEGPASSVLIREERKAWQERLPLPLFLPDGTFLWESERTGHHHVYRYDQGGRLLGAVTAGDWDVRKIHGVDAKGRLLYFDATERSPIGLDVYRIGLDGKGLTRLTAQPGTHRVRFNATRTAFLDTWSDIHTPAQQSLHDGAGKQVRLIDANPSENLKNLKLGEVRFQQVKTRDGFPMETMLVLPVDFDPSKKYPVFQHTYSGPAAPTVRNAWSRDMLWFQFLAQQGIATWICDNRSASAKGLASAYGVHRNLGVQELQDLLDGHAWLKSQGWADMDRICLDGWSYGGFMTAFALTHSKGWKLGIAGAPVVDWSLYDSIYTERYMGLPAENKAGYEASSVVKAAKDLSGRLLILHGTLDDNVHPQNTVMLIDALQKAGKDFDLRLYPGADHVSAFGRPWQNWDIVRARWDFISRYL; translated from the coding sequence ATGTCCTTCCGCGCCAGCTTGGCCTGCCTGATCCTTGTGCCCTGCCTGCTCGGCCAGGGGACGGAGCGCCTCACCCTCGAGGCCATCGCCCACCCCACCCTCAAGAAGACCTTCGTGGGGACGCCAGCCACCCGGCTGGAGTGGCTTCCCGATGGAGGGCTGATGCAGACCCGACGGGAGGGCGACCAGGTCACCCTCCTCCGACTGGACCCCGCCACCTGGGAATCCAAGCCGCTGATCGAGGCGGCTCCGCTGCAGGCGGCCCTGGTGGCCGCGGGGGCCACCGACGCGGATGCCCGGACCGCCCTCGGCCGGGGGAACCTCACCTGGAACGACGGCCGCAACGCCTTCCTGATCTCCGTGGCCGAGACGCTCTTCCATGTGGATGTGAAGGCCTCCACCGCCAGGCGCCTGGCGGGCGGCAAGCCCGACGAGCCCACCTTCAGCCCCGACGGCACCCAGGTGGCCTACCTGCGCGGAAACGATCTCTACCGCGTGGACGTGGCCACAGCCAGGGAGACCCGCCTGACCAGCGGGGGCAGCGAGACCGTCTTCAATGGCCGACTGGACTGGGTGTACCAGGAAGAGGTCTATGGCCGCGGCAGCTTCCGGGCCTTCTGGTGGTCGCCGGACTCGAGGCGGCTGGCCTACCTGAGCCTCGACGAGACCAAGGTCCCGGTCTTCACCCTCGTGGACGATCGCACCCAGCCCCAGCAGTTCGTGAAGGCCCGCTATCCCAAGGCCGGCGATCCCAACCCCACCGCCCGCCTGGGCGTGGTGGACCTGGATGGCCACACCGCGTGGCTGGAGGATGCCTACGCGGAACGGGAGACCCTCATCGTGCAGGTGGGCTGGGATCCGACCGGCCGCCTGCTCGCCGCCCATCAGGACCGGGTGCAGTCCTGGCTGGATCTCCGCCGCTACGAGGGCCCCGCCTCCTCGGTGCTGATCCGGGAGGAGCGGAAGGCCTGGCAGGAGCGCCTGCCCCTGCCCCTGTTCCTTCCCGACGGCACCTTCCTCTGGGAGTCCGAGCGGACAGGCCACCACCACGTCTACCGCTACGACCAGGGCGGGCGCCTGCTCGGCGCGGTCACTGCGGGCGACTGGGACGTCAGGAAGATCCATGGCGTGGATGCCAAGGGTCGCCTGCTCTACTTCGACGCCACCGAGCGCAGCCCCATCGGCCTGGACGTCTACCGCATCGGCCTGGATGGCAAGGGCCTGACGCGATTGACGGCCCAGCCCGGCACGCACCGGGTGAGGTTCAATGCAACCCGGACCGCCTTCCTGGACACCTGGAGCGACATCCATACCCCCGCGCAGCAGTCACTGCATGATGGTGCCGGGAAGCAGGTGCGCCTCATCGACGCCAACCCCAGCGAGAACCTGAAGAACCTGAAGCTGGGCGAGGTCCGGTTCCAGCAGGTGAAGACCCGGGACGGCTTCCCCATGGAGACGATGCTCGTGCTCCCAGTGGACTTCGATCCGTCGAAGAAATACCCGGTCTTCCAGCACACCTACAGCGGCCCGGCGGCGCCCACCGTGCGCAACGCCTGGAGCCGGGACATGCTCTGGTTCCAGTTCCTGGCCCAGCAGGGCATTGCCACCTGGATCTGCGACAACCGCAGCGCCTCCGCCAAGGGCTTGGCCAGCGCCTACGGCGTCCACCGGAACCTGGGCGTCCAGGAGCTGCAGGATCTGCTGGACGGCCATGCCTGGCTCAAGTCCCAGGGCTGGGCGGACATGGACCGCATCTGCCTGGATGGCTGGAGCTACGGCGGCTTCATGACCGCCTTCGCCCTCACCCACAGCAAGGGCTGGAAGCTGGGCATCGCCGGCGCCCCCGTGGTGGACTGGTCCCTCTACGACAGCATCTACACCGAGCGCTACATGGGGCTTCCTGCCGAAAATAAAGCCGGCTACGAGGCCAGTTCCGTGGTGAAGGCCGCCAAGGACCTCTCAGGGCGGCTCCTCATCCTGCACGGCACCCTGGACGACAACGTGCATCCCCAGAACACCGTGATGCTCATCGACGCCCTGCAGAAGGCCGGCAAGGACTTCGACCTGCGCCTCTACCCGGGCGCCGACCACGTGAGCGCCTTCGGCAGGCCCTGGCAGAATTGGGACATCGTCCGTGCCCGCTGGGACTTCATCTCCAGGTATCTCTAG
- a CDS encoding MFS transporter has protein sequence MSPAQRLRDIREGFERPFWVANVSELFERLSYYAAFASLARYLNESLGFPTQDASSLAGLFGGLVWFLAAFGGAIADRLGFRRALSLAYLILSCSYFLLGSLGSSWMLPIRGLVPLGVLVAFLLMLPALGIALVKPAVVGTTARASKDNVRSIGYSIYYTLVNIGGAAGPFVASYVHRHMSVENVFRVAAVSVFVMFFAVLMMFKEPRKEGDAPPPSLAETGRNFATVISNPKFMLFLLIFTGYWVVYWQEFITLPLYVAKYIDPKADTELLLMTGPLAVISLTVLINLATQKIASVKAVTLGTLMSSLAWIVLIFMPTVTGVIITLVCVALGEIVQSPRYYEYISRLAPPGQQGTYMGFAFLPIGLGSLIGGWFGGKLMHHFGEVRHQPTGMLWTIIGVGVLTAALLWAYDRMLPAKAD, from the coding sequence TTGAGTCCAGCTCAGCGCCTGCGCGACATCCGCGAAGGATTTGAACGACCCTTCTGGGTGGCGAACGTCAGCGAGCTCTTCGAGCGCCTCTCGTACTACGCGGCCTTCGCCTCCCTGGCTCGCTACCTGAACGAGTCGCTCGGATTTCCGACGCAGGATGCCAGCAGCCTGGCCGGCCTCTTCGGAGGGCTGGTCTGGTTCCTGGCGGCCTTCGGGGGTGCCATCGCAGACCGCCTCGGCTTCCGCCGGGCGCTCTCCCTGGCGTACCTGATCCTCAGCTGCTCCTATTTCCTGCTGGGGTCGCTGGGTTCCTCGTGGATGCTGCCGATCCGAGGCCTGGTGCCTCTCGGCGTGCTGGTCGCGTTCCTGCTCATGCTGCCGGCCCTGGGCATCGCGCTGGTGAAACCGGCCGTGGTCGGGACCACGGCGCGGGCCTCGAAGGACAACGTCCGCTCCATCGGCTATTCGATCTACTACACGCTGGTGAACATCGGCGGCGCGGCCGGCCCCTTCGTCGCGTCCTACGTCCACCGGCACATGAGCGTGGAGAACGTCTTCCGCGTGGCCGCGGTCAGCGTGTTCGTGATGTTCTTCGCGGTGCTGATGATGTTCAAGGAGCCGCGCAAGGAGGGCGATGCGCCACCGCCTTCCCTGGCGGAAACCGGCAGGAACTTCGCCACCGTGATCTCGAACCCGAAGTTCATGCTGTTCCTGCTGATCTTCACGGGGTACTGGGTGGTGTACTGGCAGGAGTTCATCACGCTGCCCCTGTACGTCGCGAAGTACATCGACCCGAAGGCGGACACGGAGCTCCTGCTGATGACCGGTCCCCTGGCGGTGATCTCGCTGACGGTCCTGATCAACCTGGCCACGCAGAAGATCGCGTCCGTGAAGGCCGTCACGCTGGGAACCCTGATGTCCTCCCTGGCCTGGATCGTGCTGATCTTCATGCCGACCGTGACCGGCGTGATCATCACGCTCGTCTGCGTCGCGCTCGGGGAGATCGTGCAGTCGCCGCGCTACTACGAGTACATCTCGCGTCTGGCCCCCCCGGGGCAGCAGGGCACCTACATGGGCTTCGCTTTCCTTCCGATCGGCCTCGGTTCGCTGATCGGCGGCTGGTTCGGCGGGAAGCTGATGCACCACTTCGGAGAAGTGAGACACCAGCCGACCGGCATGCTCTGGACGATCATCGGGGTGGGCGTGCTCACGGCCGCGCTGCTGTGGGCGTACGACCGCATGCTGCCTGCGAAGGCGGACTAG
- a CDS encoding ABC transporter ATP-binding protein: MLKIEKLNFAYGDLKVLWDVDLVVSQGEIVTVVGANGAGKSTTLKNISRLVKPSSGTITFMGKDLGKMQSHHVVEAGLVQVPEGRRIFPEMTVMENLRMGSYVKATRADRQKNIDWVFDLFPRLKEREKQLGGTMSGGEQQMLAIARGLMANPKILLLDEPSLGLSPLLVKNIFDIITGINKEGVTILLVEQNVYQSLRISHRAYVMETGRVVLTGKGDELLNNDHIKKAFLGM, from the coding sequence ATGCTTAAGATCGAGAAGCTCAATTTCGCCTACGGCGACCTCAAGGTGCTCTGGGACGTCGACCTGGTGGTGAGCCAGGGGGAGATCGTCACCGTCGTCGGCGCCAATGGCGCCGGCAAGTCCACGACCCTCAAGAACATCTCCCGGCTGGTCAAGCCGAGCTCGGGCACCATCACCTTCATGGGCAAGGATCTGGGCAAGATGCAGTCCCATCATGTGGTCGAGGCGGGACTGGTCCAGGTGCCTGAAGGCCGGCGCATCTTCCCCGAGATGACCGTGATGGAGAACCTCCGCATGGGGTCCTACGTCAAGGCGACCCGGGCCGACCGGCAGAAGAACATCGACTGGGTCTTCGATCTGTTCCCCAGGCTCAAGGAGCGCGAAAAGCAGCTGGGCGGCACCATGTCGGGCGGCGAACAGCAGATGCTGGCCATCGCCCGGGGCCTCATGGCCAACCCGAAGATCCTGCTGCTGGATGAGCCGTCCCTCGGTCTTTCCCCACTGCTGGTGAAGAACATCTTCGACATCATCACCGGCATCAACAAGGAGGGGGTTACCATTCTCCTGGTGGAGCAGAACGTCTACCAGTCCCTCCGCATCTCTCACCGGGCCTATGTCATGGAAACCGGCCGGGTGGTGCTCACGGGGAAAGGTGACGAACTGCTCAACAACGATCATATTAAGAAGGCCTTCCTGGGCATGTAA
- a CDS encoding branched-chain amino acid ABC transporter permease, with the protein MAVFMQSLISGILIGGVYALIGIGLTLIFGVMRVINFAHGDILMVGMYLTYIIFTMLGIDPFVSVLITFPLMFLFGGFLQKVFINRVLNALAQNQILLTIGLGLIMSNTVMLIFTSDYKILTTTYSSSTIQVGGGVSVSTPLLISFLITSAITAALYWFLLKTDTGQAIRATAQDRDAAQLMGINVKRMSIIAFGLGSALAGTAGALISPTYYIFPQVGGVFTLKAFVITVLGGMGSVVGATLGGILIGVTESMSAVYISSGWKDVIVFVLFLLVLLFKPSGLMGKSRT; encoded by the coding sequence ATGGCCGTCTTCATGCAGTCCCTCATCAGCGGCATCCTGATCGGCGGAGTGTACGCGCTCATCGGCATCGGCCTCACGCTGATCTTCGGGGTGATGCGGGTCATCAACTTCGCCCACGGAGACATCCTGATGGTCGGGATGTACCTCACCTACATCATCTTCACGATGCTGGGCATCGACCCCTTCGTCTCGGTGCTGATCACGTTCCCTCTCATGTTCCTCTTCGGGGGCTTCCTCCAGAAGGTGTTCATCAACCGGGTGCTCAATGCGCTGGCCCAGAACCAGATCCTCCTGACCATCGGCCTCGGGCTCATCATGAGCAACACGGTGATGCTGATCTTCACGTCGGACTACAAGATCCTCACCACGACCTACTCCTCGTCCACGATTCAGGTGGGCGGCGGCGTCTCGGTGTCCACGCCCCTGCTGATCTCCTTCCTGATTACCTCGGCCATCACGGCGGCGCTGTACTGGTTCCTCCTGAAGACCGATACGGGGCAGGCCATCCGCGCCACGGCCCAGGACCGGGATGCGGCCCAGCTCATGGGCATCAACGTCAAGCGCATGTCGATCATCGCGTTCGGTCTCGGGTCGGCCCTTGCGGGCACGGCGGGCGCGCTGATCTCGCCGACCTATTACATCTTCCCCCAGGTGGGCGGGGTCTTCACGCTCAAGGCCTTCGTCATCACGGTGCTGGGCGGCATGGGAAGCGTGGTGGGCGCCACGCTGGGTGGAATCCTGATCGGTGTCACCGAATCCATGAGCGCGGTCTACATCTCCTCGGGATGGAAGGATGTGATCGTCTTTGTGCTCTTCCTGCTGGTACTCCTCTTCAAGCCTTCGGGCCTGATGGGCAAGTCGCGGACCTAG
- a CDS encoding branched-chain amino acid ABC transporter permease — MNKTILKAIAILAVLGGLLIIPRFVDSPYALHMMILLFMSVMMGQSWNILGGYAGQHSVGHAAYFGVGAYTTMMLMHTRQIAPWFGVWAGMALVIVVALAIGSICFRLRGPYFVLASIAVAEILRLSAINLTTLTNGAEGILATELPAFKIGGTIVTDFATKVPFYYIGLFLVALTIAVTYLVQHSKLGYFFQAIREDQDAAHSLGISISLYKNIALVISAVLTSLAGSFYGIYVGFVDPPTVLGLDVSVQIMLICIIGGMGTLWGPVLGSLVLVPLSEALRSNMITEALVKVGLVNAESKLGIFLKDNLSHAHVLLYGILVVVVILFMPDGLMGFIKKLARRRQPEAV, encoded by the coding sequence GTGAACAAGACCATCCTCAAGGCCATTGCCATTCTCGCGGTCCTCGGCGGCCTCCTGATCATTCCGAGGTTCGTGGACAGCCCCTATGCGCTCCACATGATGATCCTGCTGTTCATGAGCGTGATGATGGGGCAGAGCTGGAACATCCTCGGCGGCTATGCCGGACAGCATTCCGTCGGTCATGCGGCCTACTTCGGCGTGGGTGCCTACACCACCATGATGCTCATGCACACCAGGCAGATCGCCCCCTGGTTCGGGGTGTGGGCCGGCATGGCCCTGGTGATCGTGGTGGCGCTGGCCATTGGCAGCATCTGCTTCCGTCTGCGAGGCCCCTACTTCGTGCTGGCCTCCATCGCCGTGGCGGAGATCCTCCGGCTGTCGGCCATCAACCTGACCACCCTGACCAACGGCGCCGAGGGCATCCTGGCCACTGAACTTCCTGCCTTCAAGATTGGCGGGACCATCGTCACAGACTTCGCCACCAAGGTGCCGTTCTACTACATCGGCCTCTTCCTGGTGGCGCTCACCATCGCCGTCACTTACCTGGTCCAGCATTCCAAGTTGGGGTACTTCTTTCAGGCCATCCGCGAGGACCAGGATGCGGCCCACTCGCTGGGCATCTCCATCTCCCTCTACAAGAACATCGCGCTCGTCATCTCGGCGGTGCTCACCTCCCTGGCGGGCAGCTTCTACGGCATCTACGTGGGGTTCGTGGATCCACCGACGGTGCTCGGCCTGGATGTCTCGGTCCAGATCATGCTCATCTGCATCATCGGCGGCATGGGGACGCTCTGGGGACCTGTGCTCGGATCCCTGGTCCTGGTACCGCTCTCCGAGGCCCTGCGCAGCAACATGATCACCGAGGCGCTCGTGAAGGTCGGCCTGGTGAACGCGGAATCGAAACTCGGGATCTTCCTGAAGGACAACCTGTCCCACGCCCACGTCCTGCTCTACGGCATCCTCGTGGTCGTGGTCATCCTCTTCATGCCGGACGGGCTCATGGGGTTCATCAAGAAGCTGGCCAGGCGCCGGCAGCCGGAGGCGGTCTGA
- the pepQ gene encoding Xaa-Pro dipeptidase, with the protein MTDLAALFPAHIAERQRTTAEALARTGYEALVISSGKAYTHFADDQEAPFHPTPHFAHWCPVAGPHHVLVIRPGHRPKLIRFAPEDFWYEQAPLGNPFWASAFEIEEAGNIDEVWSRLGTLSRTAYIGPETDRAETAGLELNPAPLTAHLDWHRTTKSAYEVQCIEEATVLAARGHDAARAAFLAGASELEVHHAYVQAVGIVDHEMPYGSIVALNEKGAILHYEGKRKVGNGAVLLIDAGAQVRGYAADITRTVAAPRCDSRFAALVAGMEKIELQLCDLVKPKMPYGDLHHQGHLLIAGLLKESGILHATPEEAVEKGLSRPFFPHGLGHHLGIQVHDVAGRQGTPDGTPAPPPPQHPTLRTTRAIDADQVFTVEPGLYFIPMLLRPFRENEHKAKFDWTLIDELTPCGGIRIEDNLLVTADGHRNLTRPHLPL; encoded by the coding sequence ATGACCGACCTTGCCGCCCTCTTCCCCGCGCACATCGCCGAGCGCCAGCGCACCACGGCCGAGGCCCTGGCCCGGACCGGATACGAAGCCCTGGTCATCTCCAGCGGCAAGGCCTACACCCACTTTGCCGACGACCAAGAAGCCCCCTTCCACCCCACGCCCCACTTCGCCCACTGGTGCCCAGTGGCCGGCCCCCACCACGTCCTCGTGATCCGCCCCGGTCACCGTCCAAAACTGATCCGGTTCGCCCCCGAAGACTTCTGGTACGAGCAGGCCCCCCTGGGGAACCCCTTCTGGGCCTCGGCATTCGAGATCGAAGAGGCCGGGAACATCGACGAGGTCTGGAGCCGGCTGGGCACCCTGAGCCGCACCGCCTACATCGGCCCCGAGACGGACCGGGCCGAGACCGCAGGCCTCGAGCTGAACCCCGCCCCACTGACGGCCCACCTGGACTGGCACCGCACCACGAAATCGGCCTACGAGGTCCAGTGCATCGAGGAGGCCACGGTGCTGGCGGCCAGGGGCCACGACGCCGCCCGGGCCGCCTTCCTGGCGGGAGCCAGCGAGCTGGAGGTCCACCACGCCTACGTGCAGGCGGTGGGCATCGTGGACCATGAGATGCCCTACGGCAGCATCGTGGCCCTCAACGAGAAGGGCGCCATCCTGCACTACGAGGGCAAGCGCAAGGTGGGGAACGGCGCCGTGCTGCTCATCGATGCCGGCGCCCAGGTGCGCGGCTACGCCGCCGACATCACCCGCACGGTAGCCGCGCCCCGCTGCGACAGTCGCTTCGCGGCCCTCGTCGCGGGCATGGAGAAGATCGAGCTGCAGCTCTGCGATCTGGTGAAGCCGAAGATGCCCTATGGCGACCTCCACCACCAGGGGCACCTGCTCATCGCGGGCCTGCTGAAGGAGAGCGGCATCCTCCACGCCACGCCTGAGGAGGCCGTGGAAAAGGGCCTCAGCCGGCCCTTCTTCCCCCACGGCCTGGGCCACCACCTGGGGATCCAGGTCCACGACGTGGCCGGCCGCCAGGGCACGCCGGACGGGACGCCGGCCCCGCCCCCGCCCCAGCACCCCACGCTGCGCACCACGCGCGCCATCGACGCGGATCAGGTCTTCACGGTGGAGCCGGGCCTCTACTTCATCCCCATGCTGCTCCGCCCCTTCCGCGAGAACGAGCACAAGGCCAAGTTCGACTGGACCCTCATCGACGAGCTCACCCCCTGTGGCGGCATCCGGATCGAGGACAACCTTCTGGTGACCGCCGATGGGCACCGCAACCTCACCCGGCCCCACCTGCCCCTCTAG